The Phaseolus vulgaris cultivar G19833 chromosome 10, P. vulgaris v2.0, whole genome shotgun sequence DNA window tcatttttgtattgttttactggtataaacaaccgattgtttcgcagaagcaactgattatttttctggtgctttgttgaattgtgctttgtttcttggctaactaaattcctaatctggtttcttgcaaaggatttcattctagcttaaaaTTTTTTccaaaaccccctttaaacaattcacccccctctcgtttaaggccacaTATTCTAACAgtattgacttgatcgtcggagtgcaatcaacagatagggccccctctgtttcaaaaGAGCTACTCCCAGTTACCCAAGGAAATAGCGGAAACCACAAGGAGataggaggagccaccatctgcctttgaagtcaatggcggctgagtcaaccggcgagaacataatcgattatgggcTTTTACTGTGAAGCTCTAAATTCACGACGAGAATGTCATGGTGTCCGCCTTTGAGCAAGGGGTTGCTTCTGGACCGTTCTGTTATTCTTTGATCAGGAACCCAACAGAAACCTTTTTCGAGATCAGGCGAAGAGCAGTCGCCCACATTAGCACTGAGGAAGCAGTGGCGACTAGGAATAATGGCCCACAACCTCGGGTGGCTAAGCCGAAAGAAACCAGCAAGGCTTCTCGGCCCCTGAGGGTTCATGAGACCTCAACGAGAAGAAAAAAGACACTAGGCACGCCCTGTAAAAGAAGGGCAAGGCCAAAGCTAGGAGCAAGGAGGACGAGTATCGTCCCAAGTTCCCGATATCGTACAAGGAGCTTATCAGTATACAAGCAGTATAAGAAAAGTTGAGGTTCCCCTAGAAAACAGACAACAATTTGGGGGGTCGAAAGAATGTGTGGTGTGAGTTCCATAAAGGATTTAGACACGACATTGAACGATGCATGGCGTGGGGTTATCAGTTGGTCGAGCTCCTGAGGGACGACTTCCTGAGGGAGTACCTCGAGCCTAACCAAGGAGAACCTCAAGGGGAAAGAGCCCCGAGAGACAAGACGCATGAAGTCCCCATCCATGCCGATATCAGGAGGGTTATCTAGAGGAGGTAGCACAGCCACCAAACGCAAGTGGTATACGAGGGCTTTGATGTAGTTGGAAACAGGGGATCAAGATGACGCTCTTGAACCCGATCTTTACTTTAGAAAGGTCGATTTGGCGGATGTAGTTCCCCACAGTAGTATGTCCAGTAGTATGTCCCGATTTGGCGATCTTTCATAGTAGTATGTCCAGATTCTAAAGGAGACTTTTGTGATGTTCGAGTTAGTACATGTCCCCAGAGAaaagaatgcccgagctgacttgctagcaaaACTCGCCaattcaggcaaggggggtaggcagatgACAGTCATATAGGAGACCCTGAGGTAGCATGGCAGAAGTTCAGCAAATAAGCACTTGAGAAGGTGTTAAGAGGAGTCACCAGTCCTTGActcaagaaacgctgaaaacGCCCAGAATAAGCACATACGCATTATCCAGGGAAGAGTCGTTGCATGTTTTCCTAGTTGAAGAAGGCGAAAACTGGATGACACCCTAGCGACGCTACTTGGCTGATGGGATACTCCCGCTGGAACCCACAGAGGCCAAAGTAGTCaagaaaaattcaagaaaaTACACCCTGATCGACGGGGATTTGTTCAGACACGGGTATACTCACCCTATCCTGATATGTGTAAGTGGTGAGCAGTGCACGCGCATTATGGCGGAACTTCACGAGGGGATATGCGGGAGTCACATCGATGGTCGAGCTCTCTCATCGAAGGCCAtccgtgcaggatactactggccaaccatgagggaagattgcacgaGGTATGCACAACGGTGTAAGTAGTGCCAACAACATGCTGACTGacacaaggcgcccccagagGAGTTGCGACCGATTCACAGcccatggccatttcatacttggggaatcgatattctggggccATTCCCTTTAGCCTTgcgacagatgaagtaccttgtggtttccagtggatagaggctgagccAGTTGTGCAAATCACAGCCCACAAGGTCcagcactttgtgtggaagatcATAGTATGTCGTTTTGGAGTTCCAAAACGTTTGGTGCCCGATAATGGCACTCAATTTGCAAACCAATAGTTGGGCAAGCTGTGCACAAAGCTTAGAATAAAgtaggtgtttgcatcagtcgagCACCCCCCAGACAAACGGGAaggtcgagtctgccaaccGAGTTCTACTCAGGGGTCTGAAGAGGAGGCTGGAGAAAGGCAAGGGGCATTGGGCAGAAgaggttcctagaattgtgtgggcttaccacaccactccccaaTCCACTACCAAAAAGACaccctttagcttggtgtatggttcggacgcgatgattcctatagaaatccaagagagctcaccacgtttccagaacttcgtggctgaagaatccaacgaagaaagaaaggtgaacctggacctactggatgaagtcagggaggaggctcGCATCAAGGTTGAAGTCTTGAAGAGAAAGGTGGAGTACAAGTATAACTCCAAGTTGAGACCTCGGTAGTTCCAAGTCACCGACTTGGTGATGCGAAAAGCCCATCCCTATCAgttagagaacaagttgtctcccaagtggactggtccatTTCGTGTGACAAAGGAACTTGGGAACAAAGCGTATAAGCTCGAGACCCTAGAAGGTGGGACGATTCCTCGAACTTGGAACGGagcaaatttaaaattttatttcagttgattaTTTCATTGTACAAAGTTTAGGGGACACTTTTTTTCCCTCAtcagggttttttaatgaggtcacccaataaaatttcAGTTAAAGATATATTCTTGCAAATGTATTGTACAGTGAAgtaagtgaacctctcccttgggttagaaacaccaagattaggaatagtatggttcttagtgagcctccctcttgcgttGGAATGCCAAGGTCGAGATAGTATGGTTCCCAGATAAAATCCTCCCTTGTCTCTATACGACAAGGACAAGGTCAGTAagcgaacctctcccttgggttagaaacaccaagattgggaatagtatggttcttagtgagcctccctcttgcgtgGGAATGCCAAGGTCGAGAAGAGTAAGGTTCCCAGATAAAATCCTCCCTTGCCTCTATGCGGCTAAGGTACGGTCAgtaagtgaacctctcccttgggttagaaacaccaagactgggaatagtatggttcttagtgagcctccctcttgcgtgggaacgccaaggtcgagaagaGTAAGGTTCTCAGATAAAATCCTCCCTTGCCTCTATGCGGCTAAGGCGAGGTCAGTAAGTGAACCTttcccttgggttagaaacaccaagactgggaatagtatggttcttagtgagcctctAATGGATTTGGGTCTTCCTATTTTCGGTTTTGTTGATGAATTGCGGAAGCTTCATGGATTGGAGATGGAACAAGGTCCTCTTAGgagtggtggtgaccttgaaggtgcatgagaagtaggatttgagagaggtgaggccaactctacttggaagGTGACGGTTTAGGAAGATTAAGAGCCTAACCAAGGAGGTTTTGGGCAAAGAGTGatattggcacaattttggcagcaattcactcatgtattaatcttgaatatacatgacccaagctcctctatatatagcaagagtgggctgaatatgaaaagagacttggagggaaattcaaatgttgttacatgggaaggtggctcctaaattcagcacatgtgaggtaggttctagaattcttccatgtgctaggagttctagaaccttacgctccacttaggctaaatgtgggttggacctaagtttaattaggagtaggaaactctaattaaacttaggttagcattttaggtaccactttgcatgtttcaacaaaaatacaaaagaattaaactatgctacttttgacaaaaatgtaaaaactattctacactagagtttatgacatgtagaatgcgtcctcttgacccctctttgaccataactctagtggttgcctcaatttgacattttggtggcctttcaatggattggtgttggggcctcttccatcagccTCTCTCTTGCGTGGGAACGCCAAAGTCGAGACAGTAAGGTTCCGAGATAAAATCCTCCCTTGCATTTATACGGCAAGGACGAGGTCAGCAAAGGAGAAGATCTCCCTTGTCTTGCAAGacaaggtcgagaacagtatGGTTCCTAGTTAAAGATCTCCCTTGTCTTGTAAGACAAGTTCGAGAATAGTATGATTCCTAGTTGAAGATCTCCCTTGTCTTGTAAGACAAGgtcgagaatagtatggttcctgGTTAAAGATCTCCCTTGCCTTATATGCCAAGGTCGAGAGCAACATTTTCCTTATATGTGTTTAACGAAGGATAGGGCAAAGTAAGAGTTCAAGCAAGCACCGCCTCTACCTCAATACGTCGAAGAAAGGTTAAGGTCAAGCGAATGGTAAAAAAGTGTGCTACTAAAGTTAGAAAGGCTCTAAAGGCGTTGTTAGACTAATTTAACACAAGCAAAGCGGCTAACAACAAATGCAAAGGAGCAAATTAGGCAGAAAGCAGattttataaatagaaatttttttaCAAGTTATCAATTGTACTTTAGACAACCAAATAGATTACAAAGAGAAATCATCGCAGGTCAA harbors:
- the LOC137815050 gene encoding uncharacterized protein, whose product is MAISYLGNRYSGAIPFSLATDEVPCGFQWIEAEPVVQITAHKVQHFVWKIISSTPQTNGKVESANRVLLRGLKRRLEKGKGHWAEEVPRIVWAYHTTPQSTTKKTPFSLVYGSDAMIPIEIQESSPRFQNFVAEESNEERKVNLDLLDEVREEARIKVEVLKRKVEYKYNSKLRPR